A genomic region of Elaeis guineensis isolate ETL-2024a chromosome 9, EG11, whole genome shotgun sequence contains the following coding sequences:
- the LOC105051125 gene encoding indole-3-acetic acid-induced protein ARG7-like, with amino-acid sequence MERVENYKGKKGLILKTLERCCSLGHRRSRPPSMPKSKSWQLSRSSVKHRIAPGGYFSVYVGPNKERFVIKMECVNHPLFKDLLDEAEMEYGFKSEGPLELPCDVDLFYRVLCEIDQEMAASPKRGFAKISNGYRLLSPSRLLVMGQF; translated from the coding sequence ATGGAGAGGGTGGAAAATTACAAGGGGAAGAAAGGTCTAATTCTCAAGACTCTAGAAAGGTGTTGTTCGCTTGGTCATCGAAGAAGCCGCCCGCCCTCCATGCCGAAGAGCAAATCATGGCAGCTGTCTAGGTCCAGTGTGAAGCACAGAATTGCACCAGGAGGCTACTTCTCGGTGTACGTCGGGCCTAACAAGGAACGGTTCGTGATCAAGATGGAGTGTGTGAACCACCCCCTCTTCAAGGACCTCCTTGATGAGGCTGAGATGGAGTATGGTTTCAAGAGTGAAGGGCCATTGGAGCTTCCATGCGACGTCGATCTCTTCTATCGAGTCTTGTGCGAGATCGACCAAGAGATGGCTGCTTCACCCAAGCGTGGCTTCGCCAAAATTTCTAATGGATATCGGCTTCTCAGTCCCTCTCGTCTATTGGTCATGGGTCAATTCTGA